The proteins below come from a single Anaerobaca lacustris genomic window:
- a CDS encoding nucleoside hydrolase, whose product MMKLICMGLILGLAVGAATSLAQEYPAIPEGRRIEMLQPPTKRPIRMVFDTDTYNEIDDQFALVYALISPELDVQAVYAAPFHNNRSTGPADGMEKSYEEILRILGKLDRSPDGFAFKGSTRYLTDLKKPERSAAVADLIERAKKSSPDDPLYVVPVGAITNVSNAILIEPSIIRNIVVVWLGGNGHHWPHQREFNYMQDLNASRVVFDSGVPLVQLPCTPIVTHFATTVPEMERYVGGRGPIGDYLLEIFEDYRKDHFAWSKVLWDMTAVAWLVNDRWLPSDLVHSPIVTDNYTFSFNKSRHLIRVVNFVHRDPIFRDFFTKLDNRAKD is encoded by the coding sequence ATGATGAAGTTGATTTGCATGGGTCTGATTCTGGGTCTGGCGGTGGGGGCCGCAACGAGTCTTGCACAAGAATACCCGGCGATTCCGGAGGGCCGGCGGATCGAAATGCTGCAACCACCGACGAAGCGCCCGATTCGCATGGTCTTCGATACGGACACCTACAACGAGATCGACGACCAGTTCGCGCTGGTCTACGCGCTGATCTCGCCCGAGCTGGATGTCCAGGCGGTGTACGCGGCTCCCTTCCACAACAATCGTTCGACCGGACCCGCCGACGGGATGGAAAAGAGCTACGAAGAGATCCTTCGCATCCTCGGCAAGCTGGACCGTTCGCCCGACGGGTTCGCCTTCAAGGGCAGCACGCGCTACCTGACCGATCTGAAGAAGCCCGAGCGCAGTGCGGCGGTGGCCGACCTGATCGAGCGGGCGAAGAAGAGCAGCCCCGACGATCCGCTCTACGTGGTCCCGGTCGGCGCCATTACCAACGTCAGTAACGCGATCCTGATCGAGCCGTCCATCATTCGCAATATCGTCGTCGTCTGGCTGGGCGGCAACGGACACCATTGGCCCCACCAGCGAGAGTTCAACTACATGCAGGACCTGAACGCATCGCGCGTCGTCTTCGACAGCGGTGTGCCACTGGTGCAACTGCCCTGTACGCCGATCGTCACGCATTTTGCCACGACCGTGCCGGAGATGGAGCGGTACGTGGGCGGACGCGGCCCGATCGGCGATTACCTGCTGGAGATCTTCGAGGACTATCGCAAGGACCATTTCGCCTGGTCCAAGGTCCTGTGGGACATGACGGCCGTCGCGTGGCTCGTCAACGATCGGTGGCTGCCGTCCGATCTCGTGCACAGTCCGATCGTGACCGACAACTACACCTTCAGCTTCAACAAGTCACGACACCTGATCCGCGTGGTGAACTTCGTGCACCGCGACCCGATCTTCCGCGATTTCTTCACGAAGCTGGACAACCGCGCGAAAGACTGA
- a CDS encoding sodium:solute symporter family protein yields the protein MAFLGLHVAVWMVLVVYFAGMLLMGWWSRRGIHDQEGYLLGNRRFGVWMMVMHAFGAGTNPGDVAGVVSKTVSGGASGIWVSWMWMFGTPFYWLIAPIVRRMRCLTLADFFQERFGKPASALYILVATAGMIVCLASVLLATARTAQGLMGKATAEVTSVDAPDGAAVGRASSHDEASGDARPTVLTPRESEAWFFGILLVTTAVFLVYSYWGGIVAAIRTDMVQGLMIIALSVIAIPMALNLKEVGGLAGMRQTLAATDQGNLLSLFDPGVFDLWTVIVLCINAPLSALAFPHLIPVCGAGRTEWEGRVGFTYGNMLKRICTIGWCLLGLAWLAYLLETGSAIHPDAAFGDSIRMLLSPLLQGVMLACVLATAMSSGDAFQITVAGLFSENIYRVYIRPGADEKHMVHVTRIAGIVIVLVSLVVAVLMRQSVVGAILDYFNILSLVGVSTAMGILWRRMNTTGMFCSTISAVIVFVITRYVGGLPRHVTIAAPILVGLVAGVVGSLLTRPPNREALERFLAKIYVPIGQEARLALPLDEAVPPSQRWLTAGGLFVVKPSRQSWLGFLVTFAICVLCVVVMQALLKG from the coding sequence ATGGCGTTTCTCGGATTGCACGTAGCCGTGTGGATGGTCCTGGTGGTGTACTTCGCCGGCATGCTGCTGATGGGCTGGTGGAGCAGGCGGGGCATTCACGACCAGGAGGGCTATCTGCTGGGCAACCGGCGGTTCGGCGTCTGGATGATGGTGATGCACGCCTTCGGCGCCGGCACCAATCCGGGCGACGTCGCCGGCGTCGTCAGCAAGACCGTCTCGGGCGGCGCCTCGGGCATCTGGGTGTCGTGGATGTGGATGTTTGGCACGCCGTTCTACTGGCTGATCGCGCCGATTGTTCGACGGATGCGATGTCTGACGCTGGCCGATTTCTTCCAGGAGCGGTTCGGAAAGCCTGCCAGCGCCCTGTATATCCTCGTGGCCACCGCCGGAATGATCGTCTGCCTGGCCAGTGTGCTCCTGGCGACCGCGCGGACGGCGCAGGGGCTGATGGGCAAGGCGACAGCGGAAGTGACCTCGGTCGACGCGCCGGATGGGGCAGCTGTAGGTCGTGCGTCCTCGCACGACGAGGCGAGCGGGGACGCTCGCCCTACGGTGCTGACCCCGCGAGAAAGCGAGGCGTGGTTCTTCGGGATTCTCCTGGTGACCACGGCGGTCTTTCTTGTCTACAGCTACTGGGGCGGCATCGTCGCGGCGATTCGAACCGACATGGTCCAGGGCCTGATGATCATCGCGCTGTCGGTGATTGCGATCCCGATGGCGCTGAATCTCAAGGAGGTCGGCGGCCTGGCGGGCATGCGCCAGACGCTGGCGGCGACGGACCAGGGCAATCTGCTGAGTCTGTTCGATCCCGGCGTGTTCGATTTGTGGACGGTGATCGTGCTGTGCATCAACGCACCGCTCAGCGCGCTGGCCTTTCCGCACCTGATCCCGGTCTGCGGCGCCGGCCGGACCGAGTGGGAAGGGCGGGTCGGCTTCACCTATGGCAACATGCTCAAGCGAATCTGCACTATCGGCTGGTGCCTGCTGGGCCTGGCCTGGCTGGCCTACCTGCTCGAAACCGGCTCGGCAATCCATCCCGACGCGGCCTTTGGCGATTCGATTCGCATGCTGCTTTCGCCGCTGCTCCAGGGTGTGATGCTCGCGTGCGTCCTGGCGACCGCGATGTCGTCGGGCGACGCGTTTCAGATCACGGTGGCCGGGCTGTTCTCCGAGAACATCTATCGTGTCTACATCCGCCCCGGCGCCGACGAGAAGCACATGGTGCATGTCACGCGAATCGCCGGCATTGTGATCGTGCTGGTCTCGCTGGTCGTGGCGGTTCTCATGCGACAGAGCGTCGTCGGCGCCATTCTCGACTACTTCAACATTCTCAGCCTGGTGGGCGTCTCGACGGCGATGGGCATCCTCTGGCGACGCATGAACACCACGGGCATGTTCTGCAGCACGATCTCGGCGGTCATCGTATTCGTGATCACCCGCTACGTTGGCGGTCTGCCCCGGCACGTGACCATCGCGGCGCCGATTCTGGTCGGCCTCGTCGCCGGTGTCGTTGGCAGCCTTCTCACCCGGCCGCCAAACCGCGAGGCGCTCGAACGGTTTCTGGCGAAGATCTACGTGCCCATCGGACAGGAGGCCAGGCTCGCCTTGCCGCTCGATGAGGCGGTCCCGCCGTCACAGCGATGGCTCACCGCCGGCGGGTTGTTTGTCGTCAAGCCCTCTCGTCAGTCGTGGCTTGGCTTCCTCGTGACATTCGCCATCTGTGTGCTGTGCGTGGTCGTAATGCAGGCGCTGCTGAAAGGCTGA
- a CDS encoding helix-turn-helix domain-containing protein has protein sequence MKVEFRLKELLGRYGQDYHGVIGDLADWAGVNRHTIARLYNDRATSVSFVLLSRLCSWMAEKGIPADELPGGLFGAGRAPLWNTMARQGGEVTIYLGEYQPISAGEVTWRWISRRDSTVASELVQQLSSGTEGGSPAPRLNFRYLPFRYSPADHIVDAGLLNEDMNRTREVFRQTQQNPEPGTAIIIGSQRVNYLLEFFVADLFGCKPFTPSAGLPSVPFFSVYRQSDQNTPSCFGGPRNPFQQKDSTTAGLHYLNDRGNWVVCPWAREEQDAGVVISVNDHRRKSITLALFGFSGRATEAIGKQLVNKEDLFWPPTLKRKNREVGVFICRLTYTPSESEYDSQGEVQMQTCEVMRLEEKTLDKFVH, from the coding sequence ATGAAGGTGGAATTTCGTCTGAAGGAGTTGTTGGGTCGCTACGGCCAGGACTATCACGGCGTGATCGGCGATCTGGCGGACTGGGCCGGGGTCAATCGCCACACGATCGCCCGGCTCTATAATGACCGTGCCACCAGCGTGAGCTTCGTGCTCTTGAGCCGGCTGTGCAGTTGGATGGCCGAGAAGGGGATTCCTGCCGACGAGCTGCCCGGCGGGCTGTTCGGGGCCGGACGGGCGCCGCTCTGGAACACCATGGCACGCCAGGGAGGCGAGGTAACGATCTACCTGGGTGAGTATCAGCCCATCAGCGCCGGCGAAGTGACCTGGCGGTGGATCTCGCGTCGTGATTCGACGGTCGCGTCCGAGCTGGTTCAGCAGTTGTCCTCAGGCACCGAGGGAGGCAGTCCTGCACCCCGTCTGAACTTCCGTTACCTGCCGTTTCGTTACTCGCCGGCCGACCACATCGTGGACGCCGGGCTGCTCAACGAAGACATGAACCGGACCCGCGAGGTGTTCCGGCAGACGCAGCAGAACCCCGAGCCCGGCACGGCGATCATCATCGGCAGCCAGCGCGTCAACTACCTGCTGGAGTTCTTCGTGGCCGACCTGTTCGGCTGCAAACCCTTCACGCCGTCGGCCGGTCTGCCGTCCGTGCCGTTCTTCAGCGTGTATCGCCAGAGCGACCAGAATACGCCAAGCTGCTTTGGGGGGCCCCGCAACCCGTTCCAGCAGAAGGACAGCACGACAGCCGGGCTGCACTACCTCAACGACCGAGGCAATTGGGTCGTTTGCCCGTGGGCTCGCGAAGAGCAGGACGCCGGCGTGGTGATCTCGGTGAACGATCATCGGCGCAAGTCGATCACGCTGGCGCTGTTCGGCTTCTCGGGCCGTGCCACCGAGGCCATCGGCAAGCAACTGGTCAACAAGGAGGACCTCTTCTGGCCTCCGACTCTGAAGCGCAAGAACCGTGAGGTGGGTGTGTTCATCTGCCGGCTGACCTACACGCCCTCCGAGAGCGAATACGATTCGCAGGGCGAGGTCCAGATGCAGACGTGCGAGGTGATGCGTCTCGAAGAGAAGACGCTCGACAAATTTGTCCACTGA
- a CDS encoding sulfatase family protein, translating into MSKMSHTRRDFLKLAGLVAMPFVLPESARSQDAQRSHGQTRPNIVFIFTDDHAVQAIGAYGSIINQTPHIDRLSREGAIFDRCFCCNSICAPSRAAVLTGKHSHANGQRTNAETFDGSQPTFPKLLRQAGYETALIGKWHLRSDPTGFDHWEVLPGQGSYYNPDFLTAAGRKHYEGYATDITTDLALDWLKTGRDASKPFLLMCQHKAPHRTWAPGPDHLTLYDDVTIPEPPTLFDDYAGRSPLLKENEMTITGHLMYDYDLKVTGLKEPDLLGRAYENPEYRRMTDEQRARWDAAYGPQNEAFLNNRPEGKELVRWKYQRYIKDYLRCVASVDDNVGRLLDYLDAAGLSDNTIVVYSSDQGFYLGEHGWYDKRWIYEESFRMPFVVRWPGVARPGTRVSALAQNIDFAPTFLDAAGLEPPGEMQGASLRPLMDGTVPSDWRRGVYYHYYERGEHNVPRHEGVRTERYKLVHFYDVGQWELYDLVEDPQEMRSVYDEPAYRRTATRLKTELEALRRKYAVEPA; encoded by the coding sequence ATGTCGAAGATGTCGCATACGCGCCGCGATTTTCTCAAGCTGGCCGGCCTGGTTGCCATGCCGTTTGTTCTCCCAGAATCGGCCCGATCGCAGGATGCACAGAGGTCGCACGGCCAGACCCGCCCCAACATCGTCTTCATTTTCACCGACGACCACGCGGTCCAGGCGATCGGCGCCTACGGCTCGATCATCAACCAAACCCCGCATATCGACCGCCTGTCGCGCGAGGGGGCGATCTTCGACCGGTGCTTCTGCTGCAACTCCATCTGTGCGCCGAGCCGGGCCGCGGTGTTGACGGGCAAGCACAGTCACGCCAACGGCCAGAGGACCAACGCGGAAACCTTCGACGGATCGCAGCCGACGTTTCCAAAGCTGCTGCGTCAGGCCGGCTACGAAACGGCGCTGATCGGTAAGTGGCACCTCCGATCGGACCCGACGGGATTCGACCACTGGGAGGTCCTCCCCGGCCAAGGCTCGTACTACAACCCCGACTTCCTCACAGCCGCCGGCAGAAAGCACTATGAGGGGTATGCGACGGACATCACGACCGACCTGGCCCTCGACTGGCTCAAGACCGGGCGGGACGCGAGCAAGCCGTTTCTGTTGATGTGTCAGCACAAGGCGCCCCATCGTACGTGGGCTCCGGGCCCGGACCACCTGACGCTATATGACGATGTTACGATTCCCGAGCCGCCGACCCTGTTCGATGACTACGCCGGTCGCAGTCCGCTGCTCAAGGAAAACGAGATGACTATCACCGGGCACCTGATGTACGACTACGATCTGAAGGTCACCGGCCTCAAGGAGCCGGACCTGCTCGGCCGGGCGTACGAGAATCCCGAATACCGTCGCATGACGGATGAGCAGCGTGCCCGGTGGGACGCCGCCTATGGGCCACAGAACGAAGCCTTCCTCAACAACCGGCCCGAGGGCAAAGAGCTGGTCCGCTGGAAGTACCAGCGCTACATCAAGGACTATCTGCGTTGCGTTGCGTCGGTCGACGACAACGTCGGGCGTCTTCTGGATTACCTCGATGCGGCCGGCCTGTCGGACAACACGATCGTCGTGTACAGTTCGGATCAGGGCTTCTATCTGGGCGAGCACGGCTGGTACGACAAACGGTGGATCTACGAGGAGTCCTTCCGGATGCCTTTCGTCGTGAGGTGGCCCGGGGTCGCCCGGCCCGGCACGCGGGTCAGTGCGCTGGCACAGAACATCGACTTCGCGCCGACGTTCCTCGACGCGGCCGGACTCGAACCGCCCGGAGAGATGCAGGGCGCGAGCCTGCGTCCGCTGATGGACGGCACGGTTCCGTCCGACTGGCGGCGCGGCGTCTACTACCACTACTACGAGAGAGGCGAGCATAATGTCCCTCGCCATGAGGGTGTGCGGACCGAGCGGTACAAGCTCGTGCACTTCTATGACGTCGGACAGTGGGAGTTGTACGACCTGGTGGAGGACCCGCAGGAGATGCGCAGCGTCTATGACGAGCCTGCCTATCGCCGGACGGCCACCCGGCTGAAGACCGAGCTCGAGGCCCTTCGCAGGAAATACGCCGTTGAGCCCGCGTAA
- a CDS encoding pre-peptidase C-terminal domain-containing protein — MSSVNESRSRGVVAVLAVLFLLASVAYGVPVNLSNGVPVTGLSGAAGSEQFYMIVVPSGQDDLVISISGGTGDCDLYVRRNALPTTTTYDYRPYKIGNNEAVNVTNPAAGTWYIMLRGYASYSGVTLAASYSASATVVPLTNGVVLTGLSDATGGEKFYRIEVPSGQTKLEITIAGGTGDCDLYVKRGALPTTTSYDYRPFLFGNNESVTVDNPAGGTWYIMLRAYSAYSGLTLLASHTGGVGTILSNGVPVTGISGATGGERIYRIDVPSGQANLEIKISGGTGDCDLHVKFGAQPTISDYDYRPFLSGNDETVSVASPAGGTWFIMLRGNSAYSGVTLVASYGDVSALKDNVPVFDISGTVSSERFYKIDVPSGQSVLEIKISGGTGNCDLYVRWGAKPTTATWDYRPYLAGNNETVTIDNPQSGTWYIMLRARTAYSGVTLNADYWFAGTVTLLDNGVPVTGIAGAEGSERFYRIIVPSGQARFEVSISGGTGDADLYVKRDAVPTTTDYDYRPYLIGNNETATINNPTGGNWLIMIRGYRAYTGLTLVATFGSGTTPDPVAALSNGVPVTGLTGATGSEVYYRIDVPAGQASLEIKTSGGTGDADLYVRRDSKPTTTEWDYRPHLIGNNETVTINNPTAGTYFIMLRGYQAYAGVTLVATYVPIAGSVVMLNNGVPVSGLSGAVGSETSYAIAVPADQDFLNISISGGTGDCDLYVKRGDMPTTTSWDYRPYLIGNNESVEIANPATAIWYIMLRAHQAYSGVTLLATHGVIGTGNEFAGDPNCVALWRFESGQLTADSIGTNNLENYGVQVDTTDYREGEASARFRAAESNWMNINDNRLSNDFPTRNGDSNVQMSVCLWMKPASFSYENTIIGKYLIATGDRSWRIFAGNQGPMTGALKVGLGIEGGSRFQTVAFDAPDQVLAIDKWYHVALTYRDSDRRYHVRVWDAAANVLRFDATGTLESSLAVNNAPVILGNLPLESRYYNGLLDEVVVFNDVLTVAEIDRIRQGAYGRR, encoded by the coding sequence ATGAGCAGTGTGAATGAATCACGTTCGAGAGGTGTCGTGGCCGTGTTGGCGGTCCTTTTTCTGCTGGCGTCTGTGGCCTATGGGGTCCCCGTCAACCTGAGCAACGGGGTTCCCGTGACCGGTCTGTCCGGGGCGGCCGGCAGCGAGCAGTTCTACATGATCGTCGTTCCCTCAGGGCAGGACGATCTGGTCATCAGCATCTCCGGCGGCACGGGCGACTGCGACCTCTACGTACGCAGGAACGCTCTGCCCACGACCACGACGTACGACTACCGGCCCTACAAGATCGGCAACAACGAAGCGGTCAACGTGACCAATCCAGCGGCGGGCACCTGGTACATTATGCTTCGGGGCTATGCCAGCTATTCCGGCGTGACCCTTGCAGCCAGCTACTCGGCCAGCGCCACCGTCGTGCCGCTGACCAACGGCGTGGTTCTGACCGGCCTGAGCGATGCGACCGGGGGCGAGAAGTTCTACAGGATCGAGGTGCCCAGCGGCCAGACGAAGCTCGAAATCACGATCGCCGGCGGCACGGGCGACTGCGACCTCTATGTCAAGCGGGGCGCGCTGCCGACAACGACCAGCTACGACTACCGGCCGTTTCTCTTCGGCAACAACGAATCCGTGACCGTCGACAACCCCGCCGGGGGAACCTGGTACATCATGCTCCGGGCCTACAGCGCCTATTCGGGCCTGACCTTGCTGGCAAGCCACACCGGAGGCGTGGGAACGATTCTAAGCAACGGCGTGCCCGTCACGGGGATTTCCGGGGCAACGGGCGGCGAGCGAATCTACCGGATCGACGTCCCGTCCGGCCAGGCCAATCTGGAGATCAAGATCTCCGGCGGCACCGGCGACTGCGATCTCCACGTCAAATTCGGCGCCCAGCCGACCATCAGCGACTACGACTATCGACCGTTCCTCTCCGGCAACGACGAGACGGTTTCGGTTGCCAGCCCGGCCGGCGGCACATGGTTCATCATGTTGCGGGGCAACAGCGCCTATTCCGGGGTGACGTTGGTTGCCAGCTATGGAGATGTGTCTGCCCTCAAGGACAACGTTCCGGTCTTCGACATCTCCGGCACCGTTAGCAGCGAGCGGTTCTACAAGATCGACGTCCCCTCCGGTCAGTCCGTCCTGGAGATCAAGATCTCCGGCGGCACCGGCAACTGCGACCTCTACGTTCGCTGGGGCGCCAAGCCCACGACGGCGACCTGGGATTACCGGCCGTATCTGGCGGGCAACAACGAGACCGTGACGATCGACAATCCGCAGAGTGGAACCTGGTATATCATGCTGCGGGCCCGCACGGCCTATAGCGGGGTCACGCTCAACGCCGACTACTGGTTTGCGGGGACCGTAACCCTTCTGGACAACGGCGTGCCTGTGACCGGGATCGCCGGTGCCGAGGGCAGCGAGCGGTTCTACCGCATCATCGTGCCCAGCGGTCAGGCGAGGTTTGAGGTCTCGATCTCCGGCGGCACCGGCGACGCGGACCTGTATGTCAAGAGGGACGCCGTTCCGACGACAACCGATTATGATTACCGTCCATACCTGATCGGCAACAATGAGACCGCCACGATCAACAATCCGACCGGCGGCAACTGGCTCATCATGATCCGGGGCTATCGCGCCTACACGGGCCTTACCCTCGTCGCCACCTTTGGCAGCGGCACCACTCCCGATCCCGTGGCCGCGCTGAGCAACGGCGTTCCCGTGACCGGACTGACGGGTGCGACCGGCAGCGAGGTCTATTACCGGATCGACGTGCCCGCCGGACAGGCCAGCCTGGAGATCAAGACCTCCGGCGGCACCGGTGATGCGGACCTGTACGTCCGCCGGGACAGCAAGCCCACGACGACGGAGTGGGATTACCGTCCGCATCTGATTGGCAACAACGAGACGGTCACGATCAACAATCCGACGGCCGGCACGTATTTTATCATGCTTCGGGGCTACCAGGCGTATGCGGGCGTGACCCTGGTCGCCACGTATGTGCCTATCGCGGGTTCTGTCGTCATGCTCAACAACGGGGTCCCGGTATCGGGGCTGTCCGGTGCAGTGGGCAGCGAGACGTCCTACGCGATCGCGGTCCCGGCCGACCAGGACTTTCTGAACATCTCGATCTCGGGTGGCACCGGCGACTGCGACCTCTACGTCAAGAGAGGTGACATGCCCACGACGACGAGCTGGGACTACCGGCCGTACCTGATCGGCAACAACGAAAGCGTCGAGATTGCCAATCCCGCGACCGCGATCTGGTACATCATGCTCCGCGCCCACCAGGCCTATTCCGGCGTGACACTGCTGGCCACGCACGGGGTGATCGGAACCGGCAACGAGTTCGCCGGCGATCCGAACTGCGTCGCCCTGTGGCGCTTCGAGAGCGGGCAATTGACGGCCGATTCGATCGGAACCAACAACCTCGAGAACTACGGGGTGCAGGTCGATACGACGGATTACCGAGAGGGCGAGGCCTCCGCGAGGTTCCGGGCGGCCGAGTCGAACTGGATGAACATCAACGACAACCGTCTGTCCAATGATTTCCCGACCCGGAACGGGGACTCGAACGTCCAAATGTCAGTCTGTCTCTGGATGAAGCCGGCGAGCTTCTCTTATGAGAACACCATCATCGGCAAGTATCTCATCGCTACCGGCGATCGGTCGTGGAGGATCTTTGCGGGCAATCAAGGCCCGATGACGGGTGCATTGAAAGTGGGCCTGGGCATCGAGGGCGGCTCGCGTTTTCAGACCGTTGCGTTCGATGCGCCGGATCAGGTCCTGGCAATCGATAAGTGGTATCACGTTGCCCTGACGTATCGGGATTCGGATCGAAGGTACCACGTCAGGGTCTGGGATGCGGCGGCCAACGTTCTGCGATTCGACGCGACCGGCACGTTGGAGTCCTCGCTGGCCGTCAACAATGCCCCGGTGATCCTCGGCAACCTTCCGCTGGAGTCGAGGTACTACAACGGCCTGCTGGATGAAGTGGTCGTGTTCAACGACGTTCTGACCGTGGCCGAGATCGACCGGATTCGCCAGGGGGCGTACGGAAGACGGTAG
- a CDS encoding ThuA domain-containing protein, with protein MTTPQRCLWATLIALFAAQSSPLFASDPRWITFEGKAGPGRGKHIVFVTGDEEYRSEESMPMLAKVLAIHHGFKCTVLFAINEESGEIDPVIVDNIPGLEILGHADLMVLFTRFRELPDEQMKHIIDYTNSGKPIIALRTATHPFYYRKNKNSPYARYSWDNRSESFRGGYGRQVLGETWINHYGIHNKESTRGLVAEGMEDHPIVRGVGTIWGPSDVYGLTTLEGDCTPIIMGYVLVGMEPTDKVNEDKKPVPVAWTRTYTGDAGKTARVFTTTMGHSGDLEDENFRRLMVNACYWSLDMSDKIPSRGKVDVIGDYEPSPIGFGGHKKGVKPQDHRIARP; from the coding sequence ATGACCACCCCCCAGAGATGCCTGTGGGCAACGTTGATCGCCCTGTTCGCGGCCCAATCAAGTCCCCTCTTCGCCTCGGACCCACGCTGGATCACGTTCGAGGGCAAAGCCGGTCCCGGCCGCGGCAAACACATCGTCTTCGTCACGGGCGACGAGGAATACCGCTCGGAAGAGTCGATGCCCATGCTCGCCAAGGTCCTGGCGATCCATCACGGTTTCAAGTGCACCGTGCTGTTCGCCATCAACGAAGAATCCGGCGAAATCGACCCCGTGATCGTCGACAACATCCCCGGCCTGGAGATCCTGGGCCACGCCGATCTCATGGTGCTGTTCACGCGGTTCCGCGAGTTGCCCGACGAGCAGATGAAACATATCATCGACTACACCAACTCAGGCAAACCCATTATCGCCCTTCGCACCGCCACCCACCCCTTCTACTATCGCAAGAACAAGAACAGCCCCTATGCCAGGTATAGCTGGGACAACAGGAGCGAGAGCTTCCGTGGGGGGTACGGCCGCCAGGTGCTGGGCGAGACGTGGATCAACCACTACGGCATCCACAACAAAGAGAGCACGCGAGGGCTTGTCGCCGAGGGCATGGAGGACCACCCCATCGTTCGCGGGGTCGGCACGATCTGGGGCCCGTCGGACGTCTACGGACTGACCACGCTGGAAGGGGACTGTACGCCCATTATCATGGGATACGTCCTGGTCGGCATGGAGCCAACCGACAAGGTGAATGAAGACAAAAAGCCCGTCCCGGTCGCCTGGACCCGGACGTATACCGGCGATGCCGGCAAGACCGCCAGGGTCTTCACGACCACGATGGGGCACTCCGGCGATCTCGAAGACGAGAACTTCCGCCGGCTGATGGTCAACGCATGCTACTGGTCGCTCGACATGAGTGACAAGATCCCGTCCCGAGGCAAGGTGGACGTCATCGGAGACTATGAGCCGAGCCCTATCGGCTTCGGTGGACACAAGAAAGGGGTCAAGCCACAGGACCACCGTATAGCGCGACCGTAA
- a CDS encoding sugar phosphate isomerase/epimerase family protein, translating to MKTGINLLLWTPFVTEEHFGILEKLKATGYDGAEIPLFGGDVAHYKTVGKALADNGLKSTACTVMPDEEHNPISAEPKHRQGGVDYLKWVIDCCEAFGAEVLCGPFYQPLGKFTGVPPTAEEKKRAAEVHRQIADYAQKAGVVLAVECLNRFECYFLNILDDGAAYARQVGHPNFGVMYDSFHANVEEKDPVGCITRNLDMIRHVHISENDRGTPGKGHVPFGGILKALRAGGYDQWLTIEAFGRSLPELAATTCVWRDLSASPEECYEFGYKTIMDNWQAAA from the coding sequence ATGAAGACAGGAATCAATCTCTTACTCTGGACACCGTTCGTCACCGAGGAGCATTTTGGCATTCTGGAGAAGCTCAAGGCCACCGGGTACGACGGGGCGGAAATCCCGCTGTTCGGCGGTGATGTCGCGCACTACAAGACAGTGGGCAAAGCTCTGGCGGACAACGGTTTGAAGTCCACCGCCTGCACGGTGATGCCGGACGAAGAGCACAATCCGATCAGTGCCGAGCCCAAGCATCGACAGGGTGGGGTCGATTACCTCAAATGGGTGATCGACTGCTGCGAGGCCTTCGGGGCCGAGGTCCTGTGCGGGCCGTTCTACCAGCCGCTGGGCAAGTTCACAGGGGTGCCGCCGACCGCCGAAGAGAAGAAGCGGGCGGCCGAGGTCCATCGGCAGATCGCCGACTACGCGCAGAAGGCCGGTGTGGTGCTGGCGGTGGAGTGTCTGAATCGCTTCGAGTGCTACTTCCTCAACATCCTCGACGACGGCGCCGCCTACGCCAGGCAGGTGGGCCACCCCAACTTCGGCGTGATGTACGATTCGTTCCACGCGAACGTCGAAGAGAAGGACCCGGTCGGCTGCATCACGAGAAATCTGGACATGATCCGTCACGTCCACATCAGCGAGAACGACCGCGGGACACCGGGCAAGGGACACGTTCCCTTCGGTGGGATCCTCAAGGCACTGCGGGCCGGCGGATACGATCAGTGGCTGACAATCGAAGCTTTCGGACGCAGCCTGCCCGAACTGGCGGCGACCACGTGCGTCTGGCGCGATCTGTCGGCCAGCCCGGAGGAATGCTACGAGTTCGGTTATAAGACGATCATGGACAACTGGCAGGCGGCGGCCTGA